A portion of the bacterium genome contains these proteins:
- a CDS encoding AlpA family phage regulatory protein, whose amino-acid sequence MATDESNSSTVLRIRDVCNRLGICRQTLQRWRDNGSFPAPIILGPRTVGWTVAALDEWIRNRPHGNAAVTPPMKREPTP is encoded by the coding sequence ATGGCAACCGACGAGAGCAACAGCAGCACGGTGCTCCGCATCCGTGACGTCTGCAACCGGCTCGGGATCTGCCGCCAGACGCTCCAGCGCTGGCGCGATAACGGCAGCTTCCCTGCGCCCATCATCCTGGGGCCGCGCACCGTTGGCTGGACGGTCGCTGCCCTCGACGAGTGGATTCGCAACCGTCCGCACGGCAACGCGGCCGTGACGCCGCCGATGAAGCGGGAGCCGACGCCGTGA